One Flavobacteriales bacterium DNA segment encodes these proteins:
- a CDS encoding DegT/DnrJ/EryC1/StrS family aminotransferase, translated as MPFIDLQSQYRAYKSEIDSAIQNVLDTSQYIMGPPVKQFEANLSQYVGAKHAIGCASGTDALLLALMAIGIKPNDEIITTPFTFIASSEVISLLGAVPVFVDIEADTYNINAELIEDKITSKTKAIMPVSLYGQIADMDAINSIAERHNLIVIEDAAQSFGATYKGKKSCNLSHFGCTSFFPSKPLGCYGDGGALFTNDDELAEKARLFLAHGSKRRYDHEVIGINGRLDAIQAAILDVKLKYFDDEVQSRAEIGQYYIDLLRDKGIQLPTIKEERTSVFAQFTLQSENRQALIKKLNENDVPTAIHYPTPLHLQKCYKSLNYSVGDFPVSEKAANEVFSLPMSPFITKEQQELIVKYL; from the coding sequence ATACCATTCATTGATTTACAATCACAGTATAGAGCATACAAGAGTGAAATAGATTCAGCTATTCAAAATGTTTTAGATACTTCTCAGTACATAATGGGGCCACCTGTTAAGCAGTTCGAAGCTAATCTTTCACAATATGTTGGTGCCAAACACGCCATAGGTTGTGCTAGCGGAACAGATGCTTTACTATTGGCCTTAATGGCGATAGGTATCAAACCAAATGATGAAATTATTACTACACCATTTACTTTTATAGCGTCTAGTGAAGTTATAAGTTTACTAGGTGCAGTTCCAGTTTTTGTCGATATAGAAGCTGATACATACAACATCAATGCAGAACTGATAGAAGATAAAATTACTTCTAAAACAAAAGCAATTATGCCAGTTTCATTATATGGTCAAATTGCTGACATGGATGCAATTAACTCCATTGCTGAACGACATAATCTTATTGTTATTGAAGATGCAGCACAAAGTTTTGGCGCTACTTATAAAGGTAAAAAAAGTTGTAATCTAAGTCATTTTGGTTGCACCAGTTTTTTCCCTTCTAAACCTTTAGGTTGCTATGGTGACGGTGGTGCACTTTTCACAAACGATGATGAATTAGCAGAAAAAGCAAGACTATTTTTAGCGCATGGTTCAAAAAGAAGATATGATCATGAAGTGATTGGTATAAACGGTCGTTTAGATGCTATTCAAGCTGCTATATTAGATGTAAAGCTCAAGTATTTTGACGATGAAGTGCAATCTAGAGCAGAAATAGGTCAGTATTATATTGACTTACTAAGAGATAAAGGTATTCAGTTACCAACTATTAAAGAGGAAAGAACAAGTGTATTTGCACAATTCACTTTACAGTCCGAGAATAGACAGGCTTTAATAAAAAAACTGAATGAGAACGATGTGCCAACGGCGATACATTATCCTACCCCTCTACATTTGCAAAAATGCTACAAGAGTTTAAATTATAGTGTAGGTGATTTCCCAGTTTCGGAAAAAGCAGCTAATGAAGTATTTTCTCTTCCAATGAGTCCTTTTATTACTAAAGAACAACAAGAATTAATAGTTAAATACCTTTAG
- a CDS encoding N-acetyltransferase translates to MSYFVHDTSVIDENVEIGNETKVWHFSHILSNTVIGERCSFGQNCVVGPNVTIGSGVKVQNNISIYEGVEVEDDVFLGPSMVFTNVINPRSFIIRKEEFKKTLLKKGCSVGANATIVCGITVGEYALIGAGSVVTKDVKPFEMLYGVPAKHQGWVSKAGNRLIFNDNNIAIDSFDNTKYKLSNDSIQIL, encoded by the coding sequence ATGAGTTATTTTGTTCATGATACTTCTGTAATCGATGAAAATGTTGAAATCGGTAATGAAACAAAAGTGTGGCATTTTTCACATATTCTTTCTAATACGGTAATTGGAGAGCGTTGTTCTTTTGGACAAAACTGTGTCGTTGGACCTAATGTTACAATCGGAAGTGGAGTGAAAGTTCAAAATAATATATCTATTTATGAAGGAGTAGAGGTTGAAGATGATGTGTTTTTAGGACCTTCAATGGTCTTTACTAACGTCATCAACCCTAGAAGTTTCATTATCCGTAAAGAAGAATTCAAAAAAACACTACTAAAAAAGGGCTGTTCAGTTGGAGCAAATGCTACAATAGTTTGTGGAATTACAGTTGGTGAGTATGCCTTAATAGGAGCAGGTAGTGTTGTTACTAAAGATGTAAAACCTTTTGAAATGTTATATGGCGTTCCCGCTAAACATCAAGGTTGGGTCAGTAAAGCAGGGAATAGGCTAATTTTTAATGATAATAATATCGCAATTGATTCGTTCGATAATACGAAATATAAGTTGTCTAATGATTCAATTCAAATTCTGTAG
- a CDS encoding Gfo/Idh/MocA family oxidoreductase, whose product MKNFALIGAAGYIASRHMKAIKDTGNNLSVALDKFDSVGIIDSYFPEANFFTEPERFDRHLDKLRRSESPIDYVSICSPNYLHDAHIRLALRSGSDVICEKPLVLNPWNIDALAEVEHRTGKRINNILQLRFHPSIIALKEKVENGPKDKIYDIDLSYLTSRGKWYFISWKGDISKSGGIATNIGIHFYDMLTWIFGSVKQNVCHVSDEDKAAGFLELERARVRWFLSVNYDLIPDHIKATGQRTFRSITVEGEEIEFSGGFTDLHTKSYEAVLAGNGFGLMEAKTSIDIVHNIRNSTPVGLKGDYHPFCKL is encoded by the coding sequence ATGAAAAATTTTGCATTAATAGGTGCAGCTGGATATATTGCTTCAAGGCATATGAAGGCGATTAAAGATACGGGTAACAATTTATCTGTTGCACTTGATAAATTTGATAGTGTAGGGATAATTGATAGTTATTTCCCTGAAGCTAATTTTTTTACTGAACCAGAGAGATTTGATCGTCATTTAGATAAGCTAAGGCGTTCAGAGTCACCAATTGATTATGTCAGTATATGTTCACCAAATTATCTGCATGATGCACATATTCGTTTAGCTTTAAGGAGTGGCTCTGACGTTATCTGCGAGAAGCCTTTAGTTTTAAATCCTTGGAATATTGATGCTTTAGCCGAAGTAGAACATCGAACAGGTAAAAGGATAAACAACATTCTTCAACTTCGATTTCACCCTTCAATTATCGCTCTTAAAGAAAAAGTTGAAAACGGACCAAAAGATAAAATCTATGATATCGATTTATCGTATTTAACAAGCAGAGGAAAGTGGTATTTCATTTCTTGGAAAGGAGATATTTCTAAGTCAGGTGGTATAGCTACAAATATTGGGATTCATTTTTACGATATGTTGACATGGATTTTTGGCTCTGTCAAGCAGAATGTATGTCATGTTTCTGATGAAGATAAGGCAGCTGGTTTTTTAGAATTAGAAAGAGCTAGAGTACGTTGGTTTCTAAGCGTAAATTATGATTTAATCCCTGATCACATCAAAGCTACAGGGCAAAGAACATTTAGGTCGATAACCGTTGAAGGTGAGGAGATTGAATTTAGTGGAGGGTTTACAGATCTTCACACTAAGAGTTACGAGGCTGTATTAGCAGGTAATGGGTTTGGCTTAATGGAAGCGAAAACATCGATTGATATTGTTCATAATATAAGAAATTCTACGCCAGTTGGCTTAAAAGGTGATTATCATCCATTTTGTAAATTATGA
- a CDS encoding nucleotide sugar dehydrogenase produces the protein MEYKIAVIGLGYVGIPLAVEFGKKYTTIGLDINLERIDELKSGFDRTLEMSEEDLESAVKLSYTADINDTKDCNIYIITVPTPINKKNLPDLSPLISSSHSVGSIIKKGDIIIYESTVYPGVTEDECVPILEKVSGLTFNKDFFCGYSPERINPGDKERTLTKILKITSGSDEKTAEIVDDLYASIIKAGTYKASSIKVAEAAKVIENTQRDVNIALVNEFALIFDAMGISSNEVLKAAGTKWNFLKFQPGLVGGHCIGVDPYYLTYKAQKLGYKPNLILSSRQINNGMSAYIAKKAVHFLVNKDKKIKDSEILIMGFTFKENCPDIRNTKVIDIVKELEDFGCNIDIYDPWVDKKEMSAVFDRELITDPFKSDKAYDAIIVCVAHHQFVGLKSENYKSVSLGIPIVLDVKGIVDEPSWRL, from the coding sequence ATGGAATACAAAATTGCGGTAATTGGGTTGGGCTATGTTGGAATCCCATTAGCTGTAGAATTCGGTAAGAAGTATACCACAATTGGTTTAGACATAAATCTTGAGAGAATTGATGAGTTAAAATCAGGCTTTGACAGAACCTTAGAAATGTCTGAGGAAGATTTAGAGTCTGCTGTCAAATTAAGTTATACAGCGGATATTAATGACACTAAAGATTGTAATATTTATATCATTACAGTTCCAACACCAATCAATAAAAAAAATCTTCCAGATTTATCTCCATTGATAAGTTCAAGTCATTCCGTTGGTTCTATTATTAAAAAGGGGGACATAATTATCTATGAATCTACCGTATACCCTGGTGTTACCGAAGATGAGTGTGTGCCTATTTTAGAAAAGGTTTCTGGATTAACTTTCAATAAAGATTTTTTCTGTGGTTATAGTCCAGAGCGAATAAATCCAGGAGATAAAGAGAGAACTCTCACAAAAATTTTAAAAATTACTAGTGGTTCTGATGAGAAAACTGCTGAAATAGTTGACGATTTATATGCTTCTATTATCAAGGCAGGTACATATAAGGCATCATCCATTAAAGTAGCTGAAGCTGCGAAGGTTATTGAAAATACTCAAAGAGATGTTAACATTGCTTTAGTTAACGAATTTGCTTTGATTTTTGACGCTATGGGAATTTCATCCAATGAGGTTTTAAAAGCAGCAGGAACGAAATGGAATTTTTTAAAATTTCAACCTGGTTTGGTGGGTGGGCATTGTATAGGTGTAGACCCATATTATTTAACGTATAAAGCGCAGAAATTAGGATATAAGCCTAATTTAATTCTTTCTTCAAGACAGATAAATAATGGAATGTCTGCTTACATTGCAAAGAAGGCGGTTCATTTTTTAGTAAATAAGGATAAAAAAATAAAAGATTCTGAAATACTTATAATGGGCTTTACTTTCAAGGAAAATTGCCCAGACATCAGAAACACTAAGGTAATTGATATTGTTAAAGAGTTAGAAGATTTTGGATGTAATATTGATATTTATGACCCTTGGGTTGATAAAAAAGAAATGTCTGCAGTTTTTGATAGAGAGCTAATTACTGATCCATTCAAATCAGATAAAGCATACGATGCTATCATAGTATGTGTTGCTCATCATCAATTTGTAGGACTCAAATCAGAAAATTATAAATCGGTCTCTTTGGGTATTCCAATCGTATTAGATGTAAAAGGAATAGTTGACGAGCCTAGTTGGAGATTATGA